Proteins encoded in a region of the Triticum dicoccoides isolate Atlit2015 ecotype Zavitan chromosome 3A, WEW_v2.0, whole genome shotgun sequence genome:
- the LOC119266961 gene encoding E3 ubiquitin-protein ligase PRT6-like, which produces MAGIDGAGDASAARLPELTPAERVEQKLIACGVPEEQLREDHQEGLLMYLEEHADKISEVTAAILSAGTDISEARKSSKKDEDSSGGSDRDAYSESLSWLQWMMFRNEPDAVLDDMEHSSAGERAVCGSVWGQNDLAYRCRTCENDSTCAICVPCFQNGNHEDHDYSIMYTGGGCCDCGDATAWKREGFCSRHKGAEQIKPLSEELASSVGPVLDELLLFWKERICLVEAPTRKADEGTPCKSVAEELTTSIADMLLRFCTSSESLLSFVSQRIRESPDLLDALTRAERLLDKEVLKNLHELLLKLITEPAFKYEFAKVFIQYYPGTFSQVIKGNNDNLLDEYRLIPTFSVQIFTVPTLTTRLVREHNLLGILLECLTVLFLSCVGEDAHLQTSKWGNLYDSSLRLLEDTRYVVSHEEVSKYVAYERPDLTRSWIKLLSLVQGMDPQKRVTSIHVEDENENLASPFMLGHYLGIIQNLLMKGAFSSPGQQESTDVTVCSTAIKGMENAENQRHAKVGRVSQENLVCNSSTRESSSSSELPAPATCLIRQCLKAIESWLEPGPRRRKLSSLDASSTDARNFLALLEDTLTINKGGSSKQIGDVGMKVNEGSQIDDAADYHEVVGSPAQESDDMMLIDQVGSPQAGNDAGKGKMNESSNGLDVQLHSENAISVALTDGSLLYAHPDSRIDELGILNMTSWPRVVFDVGSQETSFHIPLHRMLSLLLRKAMKKCFGEDAKPEECSVVQSKEFFSQVLGGFKPYGFASIVMEHPLRVRVFCAQVRAGMWRKNGDAAILSAEWYRSVQWLEQGLESDLFLLQCCAALSSPEFFVKTIQERFGLSNYISLVLTEQNEYEPVLMQEMLVFLIQLVKERRFIGRSTADNLKRELVYKLAVGDATHSQIVKSLPRDLSSSDQLQSVLDSLAVYSNPSGMKQGKYVLRKAFWKELDLYHPRWNSREIQIAEERYYRFCKVSALNAQLPQWTHVFSPLRSISKIATSKAVLQIVRAVLFYAVYTEASSVSRAPDNVLVMGLHLLSLALDICESESQMYADKYGMDIVQHDAESWVVLSSYAEETFPILTYSTESVSPESDKVKNESMLTLLVSLMRKYNEEKDSTFSGSKYCNVPSLVESLLKRFAKLSKQCMSTLRQMAPQVVPSIPDHGSTKQNSGSPDLMDKKAKARQRQAAIMAKMKAEQSKFAESMKASENEGHPDATFEPDASSSTAVASEETRPVCSLCRDSDSKSPLCYLILLQKSRLATFVETGNPSWDNLSQSKKTSGSIRREKSTDSSGAGSSSSEELVRDTTIEPSFELDSMEVDAFLDFSNEQHPLIRYISCFPSGRCTGNADDNISLETIEADVYKSIVNDLAGIQGGEQSLSTSNLTAGSKTSTSPKSSVLGTYVTCLSTKYRLSSFCDVASKSSAPVTIRNRFGPVDCDGIHISSCGHAVHQECHDRYLFSLKQRYIRRLGFEGGQIVDPDLGELLCPVCRRFANSILPASPDFSGITRKAMPTAQTMPTEAAATIHNLQFPRALALLESARKIVGQSTFLKAFPGNVNDTAEPALDPSLRRLTMLYYPRSKSSFSASERLSPSLFLWETLRYSVVSTEIASRDRMSSYSTQSKSCLESLRSELNSSSGFILSLLFRVSHSARVLNRREVLLRFEGIQLLAGSICSGISGDKDLLDATKRKGTSLPMVDPESEGEIFPDIQFWKQCADPILAQDPFSSLMSALFCLPVEVLTSTEFFIPIVHLFYIVCVIQALITCYREEAFDRSNFRNCLLNDVCQEMSGYDIAREYFVSKHIDPSCDPKDMVRRLTHPYLRRCALLWELLKSSSSAPLYDSSNIWEGSHLHLDSSTAEGNSSLAIELDGIRELEHLFQIQPLDLILKDECVHMLALRWSQHFCEDYRSRKYRGILFSTPAVPFRLMQLPPVYQVLLERYVKMQCPDCGSVPDEPALCLLCGKLCSPSWKPCCRAGKCLNHASQCGAGVGIFLLVRKTTILLQRSARLAFWPSLYLDAFGEEDHEMHRGKPLYLSQERYAALTYLVASHSLDRTSEVLRQTTISFYTSD; this is translated from the exons ATGGCCGGGATCGACGGCGCCGGGGACGCCTCCGCCGCGCGGCTGCCCGAGTTGACGCCCGCGGAGCGCGTCGAGCAG AAGCTGATCGCCTGTGGAGTTCCGGAAGAGCAGCTGCGGGAGGACCACCAGGAAGGCCTGCTCATGTACTTGGAGGAGCACGCCGATAAGATTTCTGAGGTCACGGCGGCCATCTTGTCAGCGGGCACCGACATATCGGAGGCCCGCAAGTCCTCGAAGAAGGATGAAGACAGCAGCGGCGGCAGCGACCGTGATGCGTACAGCGAGAGCTTGTCGTGGTTGCAGTGGATGATGTTCCGCAACGAGCCGGATGCAGTGCTTGATGACATGGAGCATAGCAGCGCGGGAGAGCGTGCTGTCTGCGGGTCTGTCTGGGGGCAGAACGACCTCGCTTACCGCTGCCGGACCTGCGAAAACGACTCCACATGCGCCATCTGTGTTCCATGCTTCCAGAATGGTAACCACGAGGATCATGATTACTCCATCATGTATACAGGTGGTGGATGTTGTGACTGCGGGGATGCTACTGCCTGGAAGCGTGAAGGGTTCTGCTCGAGGCACAAGGGGGCCGAACAGATTAAGCCTCTTTCCGAGGAGCTTGCGAGCTCTGTGGGGCCTGTGTTGGATGAGCTCTTGCTCTTCTGGAAGGAGAGGATTTGTCTGGTGGAAGCCCCAACTCGGAAGGCTGACGAGGGTACCCCCTGCAAGAGTGTTGCTGAGGAGTTGACGACTTCTATTGCTGACATGCTGCTTCGCTTCTGCACCTCTAGTGAAAGTCTTCTTAGTTTTGTGTCCCAAAGGATCCGTGAGTCACCAGATCTCTTGGATGCATTGACGAGGGCGGAAAGGTTGCTGGACAAGGAAGTTCTGAAAAATTTGCATGAGCTGCTATTGAAACTTATCACTGAACCAGCTTTTAAGTATGAGTTTGCCAAAGTTTTCATACAGTACTATCCTGGTACATTTTCTCAAGTTATTAAAGGGAACAATGATAATCTGCTGGACGAGTATCGACTGATACCGACCTTTTCTGTCCAAATATTTACCGTGCCTACGCTGACTACAAGGCTTGTGCGGGAGCACAATTTGTTGGGTATTCTTCTTGAATGTTTGACAGTTCTATTTCTTTCTTGCGTTGGTGAGGATGCTCATTTACAG ACAAGCAAATGGGGAAATTTGTATGATTCTTCTCTTAGATTATTGGAAGATACACGCTATGTCGTGAGCCATGAGGAGGTTTCCAAGTATGTTGCTTATGAGAGGCCTGATCTAACAAGGTCATGGATTAAGCTATTGTCACTTGTGCAAGGAATGGATCCTCAGAAGAGAGTGACAAGTATTCATGTTGAAGATGAGAATGAGAATCTAGCTTCGCCTTTCATGCTAGGACATTATCTTGGGATCATTCAGAATCTTTTGATGAAGGGAGCCTTTTCTTCTCCTGGGCAACAAGAGTCAACTGATGTTACTGTATGCTCCACTGCGATAAAAGGCATGGAAAATGCCGAGAATCAGCGTCATGCTAAAGTTGGAAGGGTCTCCCAGGAGAACTTGGTATGCAATTCAAGTACCAGAGAGAGTTCTTCGAGCAGTGAATTACCAGCACCTGCTACCTGTTTAATTCGTCAGTGCTTGAAAGCTATTGAGAGCTGGCTGGAACCTGGTCCTCGGAGGAGAAAGTTGTCGTCCCTCGATGCTAGCAGCACTGATGCTCGCAATTTTCTGGCCTTGCTTGAAGACACTTTGACTATTAACAAAGGTGGATCAAGTAAACAGATTGGTGATGTGGGCATGAAGGTGAATGAAGGATCCCAAATAGACGATGCTGCAGATTATCATGAAGTGGTCGGTTCTCCTGCCCAAGAATCCGACGACATGATGCTGATAGATCAAGTAGGATCGCCTCAGGCTGGAAATGACGCGGGCAAGGGAAAGATGAACGAAAGTAGCAATGGATTAGATGTACAATTACACTCTGAAAATGCCATTTCTGTTGCTCTGACCGATGGCAGCCTTCTATACGCTCACCCAGATTCAAGAATTGATGAACTAGGAATACTGAACATGACAAGCTGGCCTCGTGTTGTCTTTGATGTCGGTTCACAAGAAACATCTTTTCATATCCCATTACACCGTATGCTTTCTTTACTATTGCGTAAAGCAATGAAGAAATGTTTCGGAGAGGATGCCAAACCAGAGGAATGTTCAGTTGTGCAGTCCAAGGAGTTTTTCTCTCAGGTACTTGGAGGTTTCAAGCCTTATGGGTTTGCTTCAATTGTAATGGAGCATCCATTAAGAGTGAGAGTATTTTGCGCACAAGTGCGTGCTGGAATGTGGCGTAAGAACGGAGATGCAGCTATACTGAGTGCTGAGTGGTACCGCTCTGTGCAATG GCTTGAACAGGGCTTGGAGTCGGATCTGTTTCTGCTGCAATGCTGTGCTGCATTATCTTCTCCAGAGTTCTttgtgaagaccattcaagaaagaTTTGGTTTGTCGAATTATATATCTCTGGTTCTCACGGAACAGAATGA ATATGAGCCAGTTCTGATGCAAGAAATGCTAGTTTTTCTTATACAACTAGTCAAAGAACGCAGATTTATTGGGCGTTCGACAGCAGACAACTTGAAGAGAGAATTGGTTTATAAATTGGCTGTTGGAGATGCCACCCATAGCCAGATTGTGAAGTCTCTTCCCAGGGACCTTTCGTCAAGTGACCAACTTCAAAGTGTTCTAGATTCACTCGCAGTTTACTCTAATCCATCTGGAATGAAACAG GGCAAGTATGTGCTTCGCAAAGCATTCTGGAAGGAATTGGACTTGTATCACCCGCGCTGGAATTCCAGAGAAATACAGATTGCTGAAGAGAGATATTACCGTTTTTGCAAAGTTTCTGCTCTTAACGCTCAACTACCTCAATGGACTCATGTTTTTAGCCCTCTGCGCAGTATTTCTAAGATAGCCACCTCCAAAGCTGTCCTTCAAATTGTTCGTGCTGTTCTCTTCTATGCTGTTTACACCGaagcatcatcggtatcacgtgccCCGGACAATGTTCTTGTGATGGGTTTGCACCTTCTTTCGTTGGCACTTGATATATGTGAATCAGAGAGTCAAATGTATGCAGACAAATATGGGATGGACATAGTGCAGCATGATGCTGAATCATGGGTTGTCCTGTCATCGTATGCAGAAGAGACTTTTCCCATATTGACCTACTCTACTGAATCAGTCTCTCCAGAGTCTGACAAAGTAAAGAATGAGAGCATGCTAACCTTGCTTGTTTCACTAATGCGCAAGTACAACGAAGAGAAGGACAGCACCTTTTCTGGATCCAAGTACTGCAATGTTCCATCTCTAGTTGAGAGTTTGTTAAAAAGATTTGCCAAGTTAAGTAAGCAGTGCATGTCTACATTAAGACAAATGGCACCGCAAGTAGTTCCATCTATTCCGGATCATGGTAGCACTAAACAGAATTCTGGATCTCCAGATCTAATGGACAAGAAGGCAAAAGCGCGCCAACGTCAGGCCGCAATCATG GCAAAAATGAAAGCAGAGCAGTCAAAATTTGCTGAAAGTATGAAGGCATCAGAAAATGAAGGGCATCCTGATGCAACATTTGAGCCAGATGCATCCAGTTCAACTGCCGTTGCCTCTGAGGAGACACGACCAGTTTGCTCTCTATGCCGGGATTCGGATTCCAAAAGTCCACTCTGCTATTTGATTCTTCTTCAG AAATCTCGGCTTGCAACTTTTGTTGAAACGGGCAATCCCTCCTGGGATAATTTGAGCCAATCAAAGAAGACATCTGGGTCCATCAGACGGGAAAAATCAACTGATTCCTCGGGTGCTGGGTCTTCTAGTTCAGAGGAACTTGTCAGGGATACAACGATAGAACCTTCCTTTGAATTAGACAGCATGGAAGTTGACGCATTTCTTGATTTCTCAAATGAGCAACATCCACTGATTAGATATATATCATGTTTCCCAAGTGGACGCTGTACTGGCAATGCAGATGACAATATCTCCCTTGAGACAATTGAGGCTGATGTATACAAGTCTATCGTAAATGATCTGGCTGGCATTCAAGGTGGTGAGCAGAGTTTGTCTACTTCAAATCTCACAGCTGGCTCCAAGACAAGCACAAGCCCTAAAAGTTCTGTTCTGGGAACATATGTTACTTGTCTTTCAACAAAATACCGTCTTTCTTCTTTCTGTGATGTAGCCTCCAAATCTTCTGCCCCAGTAACAATAAGAAACAGATTTGGTCCTGTTGATTGTGATGGCATCCACATCTCTTCTTGTGGACATGCTGTACATCAAGAATGTCATGATCGATATTTGTTTTCCTTGAAACAAAG ATATATCAGGAGACTAGGTTTCGAAGGAGGTCAGATTGTCGATCCTGATCTG GGAGAGTTGCTGTGTCCAGTGTGTCGCAGATTTGCAAATTCCATTCTTCCGGCATCACCGGATTTCTCTGGTATAACTAGGAAGGCGATGCCAACTGCTCAAACCATGCCTACTGAAGCTGCTGCAACTATACATAATTTACAGTTCCCTCGCGCACTGGCCCTCCTTGAAAGTGCCAGAAAAATTGTTGGACAAAGCACATTTCTAAAAGCTTTTCCTGGGAATGTGAATGACACTGCGGAGCCAGCTTTAGATCCTTCCCTTCGAAGACTCACTATGCTTTACTATCCCCGCAGCAAAAGCAGCTTTTCAGCATCTGAAAGGTTAAGCCCATCCTTGTTTCTCTGGGAAACACTTCGGTACTCTGTCGTTTCAACAGAGATTGCTTCTCGTGATAGAATGTCAAGCTATTCTACTCAATCGAAGTCTTGCTTAGAATCTCTGCGCAGTGAATTGAATTCATCGAGTGGATTCATATTGTCTCTATTGTTTCGTGTTTCTCACTCTGCACGTGTTCTGAACCGCCGTGAGGTTCTTCTGAGATTTGAAGGTATCCAACTGTTAGCAGGGTCTATTTGCTCTGGTATTTCTGGCGATAAAGATCTTTTGGATGCTACCAAGCGAAAAG GCACTTCGCTACCTATGGTTGACCCGGAAAGTGAGGGTGAAATATTTCCTGATATTCAATTTTGGAAGCAATGTGCTGATCCAATCCTTGCTCAAGATCCATTTTCTTCATTGATGTCAGCACTTTTCTGTCTACCTGTTGAAGTTTTGACATCCACAGAATTCTTCATCCCTATTGTTCATCTATTCTACATTGTTTGTGTCATTCAG GCACTAATAACATGCTATCGGGAAGAAGCCTTTGACAGATCAAACTTCCGTAACTGCCTTCTCAACGATGTTTGCCAGGAGATGTCAGGATATGATATTGCTAGAGAATATTTTGTATCTAAGCACATCGATCCCTCCTGTGATCCAAAAGATATGGTACGGAGATTAACACATCCTTATCTTCGGAGGTGTGCATTGCTTTGGGAGCTGCTAAAATCCTCTTCCTCAGCACCCTTATATGACAGTTCCAATATTTGGGAAGGGTCACATCTTCACTTAGATAGTAGCACAGCGGAAGGCAATTCTTCACTGGCAATTGAGCTGGATGGAATACGAGAACTGGAACACCTCTTTCAAATTCAGCCACTGGACCTGATTCTCAAAGATGAGTGTGTACATATGCTTGCCTTAAGATGGTCTCAACATTTCTGTGAAGACTACAGATCTCGCAAGTATAGAGGCATCCTCTTTTCTACCCCCGCGGTCCCATTCAGGCTGATGCAGTTACCACCTGTCTACCAAGTTCTCCTAGAAAG ATATGTCAAGATGCAATGCCCTGATTGTGGTTCAGTGCCTGATGAGCCAGCGTTATGTTTGCTTTGTGGCAAGCTATGTTCACCTAGTTGGAAACCATGCTGCAG GGCTGGTAAATGCCTAAATCATGCGTCTCAGTGTGGTGCTGGTGTTGGCATATTTCTTTTGGTGAGG AAAACAACAATCCTGTTGCAACGATCGGCTCGTCTTGCATTTTGGCCATCTTTGTACCTTGATGCTTTTGGTGAGGAG GATCATGAAATGCACAGAGGAAAGCCCTTGTATCTTAGCCAAGAAAGATACGCAGCCCTGACATATCTG GTGGCATCTCATAGCCTTGACCGGACTTCTGAAGTTCTGCGGCAAACAACTATCAGCTTTTATACATCCGATTAA